The following are encoded in a window of Castanea sativa cultivar Marrone di Chiusa Pesio chromosome 5, ASM4071231v1 genomic DNA:
- the LOC142635067 gene encoding uncharacterized protein LOC142635067 has product MSSNMVQPQIPKLTKENYESWQIQMKALFGSQELWELVIDGYVEPTRVDEPTFEKIAKVELSKEAWEILGIFFKGVDRVKRVCLQTLGAEFEVAHMKYGETISDYFSRLLVIVNCLKSNGESIEDVRVVEKILRSLANKFEHVVVAIEESKDLKTLLIDELMGSLQVHKQHMEKNSSSVVIEQALESKLTLREEKPNGFRGGYTNSNRGKGHGRGTFRGRSAHGCGGNRNVQYFNCNKCGHYASDC; this is encoded by the exons ATGTCTTCTAATATGGTGCAACCACAAATTCCTAAATTGACGAAAGAAAATTATGAGAGTTGGCAGATTCAAATGAAAGCGTTGTTTGGATCACAAGAGCTATGGGAGCTCGTCATTGATGGGTATGTAGAACCCACAA GGGTGGATGAGCCAACTTTTGAGAAAATTGCCAAAGTAGAGTTGAGTAAAGAAGCATGGGAGATTCTTGGTATTTTTTTCAAGGGTGTCGATCGTGTGAAAAGAGTTTGTTTGCAAACTCTTGGTGCCGAGTTTGAAGTTGCTCACATGAAATATGGTGAAACTATTTCTGATTATTTTTCAAGATTACTTGTAATTGTTAATTGTTTGAAAAGTAATGGAGAGAGTATTGAAGATGTTCgtgtggtggagaaaatatTAAGATCTCTTGCAAATAAATTTGAGCATGTCGTGGTGGCTATTGAAGAGTCTAAAGATTTGAAGACTCTCTTAATTGATGAATTAATGGGATCTCTTCAAGTGCATAAGCAGCATATGGAAAAGAATTCCAGCTCTGTTGTCATTGAGCAAGCATTAGAGTCAAAATTGACTCTAAGAGAGGAGAAGCCTAATGGCTTCCGTGGAGGATATACCAATAGCAATCGTGGTAAGGGTCATGGAAGAGGAACATTCAGAGGCAGATCTGCTCACGGATGTGGAGGTAATAGAAATGTCCAATATTTCAATTGCAACAAATGTGGACATTATGCATCAGACTGCTAG
- the LOC142637135 gene encoding zinc finger protein 1, with translation MDLPSPSETETSTIFSVSESTQICLKQKPSLESPKDQQEDHQKHQHADSNPDLVLDLSLSSKDSQKESNPELNLIDSFDANSSDSPPPPPQGNETEPRVFSCNYCQRKFYSSQALGGHQNAHKRERTLAKRGQKITSLSSSAFGNRYPSSMASLPLHGSFNINRSLGIRVHSRIHKPSYYYQQPISTIGSSSSSYLYAQNGWSRQPIDQQPAIGRLVQENFHAGSATNGVGIARFDSVQGGLWCDSSGASVAAHLNLKTKQDELQKLDLSLKL, from the coding sequence aTGGACCTTCCAAGTCCTTCTGAAACTGAAACTTCAACCATCTTTTCTGTTTCAGAGAGTACACAAATATGCCTAAAACAAAAACCCTCATTGGAAAGCCCAAAAGATCAGCAAGAAGATCATCAAAAACACCAGCATGCAGACTCAAATCCTGATCTTGTATTGGATCTAAGTCTTTCTAGCAAGGATTCCCAAAAAGAGTCGAACCCAGAACTCAACCTCATCGATTCTTTTGATGCAAATTCATCGgactctcctcctcctcctcctcaagGTAATGAAACTGAGCCCCGGGTTTTCTCATGCAATTATTGCCAAAGAAAATTCTATAGCTCACAGGCACTTGGAGGCCATCAAAATGCgcataaaagagagagaacactTGCGAAAAGAGGTCAGAAAATAACTTCTTTATCATCATCAGCTTTTGGAAACCGATACCCTAGCAGCATGGCTTCTCTACCTTTGCATGGCTCTTTCAATATTAATAGGTCACTTGGGATAAGGGTGCACTCTAGGATCCATAAGCCCTCTTATTATTATCAACAGCCAATATCAACCAtcggttcttcttcttcttcttatctcTATGCACAAAATGGTTGGTCTAGACAACCAATTGATCAACAACCAGCAATTGGGAGGCTTGTACAGGAGAATTTTCATGCAGGATCGGCTACCAATGGTGTCGGGATTGCACGATTTGATAGCGTTCAAGGAGGCTTGTGGTGCGATAGTAGTGGTGCTAGTGTTGCTGCTCATTTGAACTTGAAGACTAAACAAGATGAGTTGCAGAAGCTTGACTTGTCTCTTAAGCTCTAA